From a region of the Roseivirga sp. 4D4 genome:
- a CDS encoding YybH family protein produces MKNFLASIFLLSIIGCASNNSGELTRAEVIQEIYEMEQAFNDMLAKEGRAEAFAYFAAENGSISRGGRLITGKDSIRAFYANSTTKILKLTWKPSFVDVSDDLSMAYTWGPTFFKGIRENGEAFENTGTFHSIWKRQVDGSWRYVYD; encoded by the coding sequence ATGAAGAATTTTTTAGCATCAATCTTTCTCTTAAGTATTATTGGTTGCGCTTCAAACAACTCAGGCGAACTAACCAGGGCAGAGGTTATACAAGAGATCTATGAAATGGAGCAAGCCTTTAATGATATGTTGGCCAAGGAAGGCAGAGCTGAGGCATTCGCATATTTTGCAGCCGAAAACGGAAGTATTAGCCGTGGTGGCAGATTGATTACTGGAAAAGATTCTATCAGGGCTTTCTACGCAAACTCTACCACCAAGATTCTGAAGCTCACGTGGAAGCCATCATTTGTTGATGTCTCAGATGACTTATCAATGGCCTATACCTGGGGTCCCACCTTTTTCAAAGGCATTCGAGAGAATGGCGAAGCGTTCGAAAACACCGGTACCTTCCACTCCATTTGGAAACGTCAGGTAGATGGTTCTTGGCGGTATGTTTACGACTAG